Proteins encoded together in one Amblyomma americanum isolate KBUSLIRL-KWMA chromosome 1, ASM5285725v1, whole genome shotgun sequence window:
- the LOC144096462 gene encoding uncharacterized protein LOC144096462: MHIDELFTSLKAMPPQQPPSTIANASIAYIAGFVARAVEERRTCSFCPPLQQSDGPSPVLMGLIDLQSRGGLIFPKSEFVTVLVTVKKAVDIDLPHIKKSNVRQQLAELFLPRLEQCPLFVCPARDDHAASTLYVVFDKFMRPLLANVGATVADRAAYRKKLTCKPLHRKVLRV, from the exons ATGCACATTGACGAGCTCTTCACATCCCTGAAAGCGATGCCTC CGCAGCAGCCCCCATCAACCATAGCAAATGCCAGCATCGCTTATATAGCAGGGTTCGTGGCGAGAGCAGTTGAGGAGCGGAGAACATGCAGCTTCTGCCCTCCCCTCCAACAGTCGGATGGACCCAGTCCCGTGCTGATGGGGCTTATTGACCTGCAATCAAGGGGTGGGCTGATATTCCCAAAGTCAGAATTTGTCACGGTCCTTGTGACCGTTAAGAAGGCTGTTGACATTGACCTGCCGCACATAAAAAAGAGCAATGTGCGTCAGCAGCTGGCTGAACTGTTTTTGCCTCGACTAGAGCAGTGCCCCCTTTTCGTTTGCCCAGCAAGGGATGACCACGCCGCAAGCACACTATATGTAGTGTTTGATAAGTTCATGAGGCCACTCTTAGCCAACGTCGGCGCTACTGTGGCAGACAGGGCTGCTTACCGCAAAAAGCTGACCTGCAAGCCACTGCACAGGAAAGTGCTCCGCGTTTAA